The genomic DNA GGTTACTAGTATGGGGGGGGAACTCCTTACCTTAACTTCCAGTTCCACAGTTAGTTGGCCCTCTGTATTGTGAATTCCTTTGGATCTAGGGAGGCTACCCTGGTGTGGTAGAATTGGGTCAGTATTAGTCCGTGGAGGAAAATTCGGGGACAACTGGAATTGGGCCAATGAGGACAGCATGTTGTTAAGTCTCTAACCATATTGCATGCTATTAAGTACCATATTGCTCCATGGTCTCCTTGTTCTTCTCCGTCTCACCGCGTAAAGTCTCTCTTACAACCGCCATATCTTCCCTAGTCTAAAGCTTCCATCCTGACCTCCAATTGCTTCATCCTGGTGCCCTTCGCCATCCACCACTATCCAATAATCACGACTTGCAACCGGTGATCGGTCGTATCGCAATTCCCACATTGAACGTGTCAGAATTGCTATCAATAGCGATTGCCGATCTCTGCGATGGATTCCCACCGACTACCCCATAGCTGGAAATGtcttggctttgataccacaaATGTCAAGCCCCGAAATTGGGGTTGgacaattttggtattttggtTCTCGATTAGAAGCAAATagtgagagaagagagagaaaagggagagagatgtCAGATCCTTGAATCTAACAAGAAGTTCTCACTGAATTGGTGAGGATTCGGTTAAGAAATTAAAAGGAATTTCAGAGGGGGAGGGAAGACAGAAAAATAGGAGGGAAATCCCAGAGAAAGGgtgaagagagattgagagggaaataagaagtttttgattaatttcttttctttcttttacacTGAATGCAATTAGTAATTATATACTGATTGTAGCTAGTATTTGGCGCCAAAAGGGCCGTCATTTTTCAAGGTTAcagctttcaaaatattgcaactAACTTCCTtcctcaagaaatgttgagAAATTGGGTCGCTTGTGGAAACTCTTGGGGCAGGTTCTGCTAGTATTCCCATGTGTTTTTATCTGGGTGCAGGGTTAACCATTgactcctcttcctcttcttctccgtCTAGCCAAAGTAGTTGCTTTATGCATTGATGCCTAGGAGTGTATTTGTCTCCACAACGGAAACACTGCCCTGCCTGCGTCCTTTGTTCCATAGTCCTACCTCCTTGTGCTTGAGCTGGATTATTAGTGAATGTTGCTGTCAACCCCTTTGACTCCAGGCTGAATTTGATTTCCTCCTTGCCATATCCCTTGTTCCTTTGCTGGAAGGCCCCTGAAGTTGTCCTTTTTTCTTGCTGTCGTCGTTTCTTTATTAAAGCCTTGACTGTCATTCCTGTAACCTAGCATTTTCTGCTGCTTCCTTTACAGTTCTTGGCCTCAACATTTTGACCGTGGCCCTCGGCTCTTTGCTCAAGCCGCTGATGAAGCTTGGGACAAAGTGTGCTTCAATTAGATGAGGGTTAAGGTTAAGCATAAGTGATTTTAATTCCTCAAACTTTGACTGATACACCGGCACCGAGTCTTCCTGTTTTagcttgttaaattcttcaacaACATCCATCAAACCTCTGTCTTTGAATCTTTCGCATAGGTTTTCTGCAAATTCTGTCCATTGACAGCCGTCCCTATCCCAAATCCAACCTTGAAACCAGATGTCTCCTATGTCATTACAGTAAGCAGAGGCCAATGTGACCCACTGCTGTTCCGAAATGTTGTACACACTAAACATTCTCTCGCACCTTCTTGCCCACAACCTGGTTTTTGTTCATCATATACTGGGATTTCCATTTTAGGTAGGGGCATATACGGCTGGAATTAGGCAGTTTGTACCCCTTGTCTTCTTCCTTCGAAAGTTTCCCTGCCAGCTGGTTCTTCTTCAGTTTCAGAAGTCCCAGTAGGCCTGTGAACCGCCCCACTTCCGGTTAATATTGGTTCCGATCTCTCCCTAGGAGGGAATTCAGGAGAGAGACTTACTTGGTTTTGTCTTGCAAACATTAGCATGAACTACTGCATTTGTTCCCGCATTTGGTTATTTTGTTCCCTCAATTGACTTTTAATATCGTTCTTCAACCTTTCAACTGCACTGTCCAGTTTCTTTTCCACCCTTGATTCTATGGCTTCCTCCATGGATCCCATCCGATTCTGCAGTTCTGCCATCGTTGCAGCCACCTGCTGTAGTTGCAACTCCATTTACTTCATTCTGGTGCCTTCTGCCATTGGAAGGGAATATTCTTGTGAGATTGCCAGCCTAggacttgctctgataccaaaatgttgGATCCTTGAATCTAACAGGTAGTTCTCACTGAATTGATGAGAATCTGGTTAAGAAATTagaaggaaatgagaagaatttcAGAGGGAGAGGGAAGACAGAAAGATAGGAGAGaaatccgagagagagagagagagggaaatcttaagtttttgattaatttattttctttcttttacacTGAATGCCACCGGTAATTATATACTGATTGTAGCTAGCTTTTGGCGCCAAAAGGGCCGCCACTTTTCAAAGTTACagatttcaaaatattgcaattaTCTAACTTTCTTCTAGAAGAATGACCTTTCTGCTCCCCATTCTTTCTACCCGAGAATGTATCGCCCCTTAGTTATTGGGAACATGACtagagataagagagagagagagaattggagggaaagaACTTCCTGTTATTTCTCAACAAATCAACATCCTCATACCCGCAGGCTTTATATAGTGCCTGCCTTCTAACCGAATCATAACCATCATAACCAAAAGGAAGTAATCTGTTGTACAGTTAGCTACCCAACCTTTTAACCAATTAACCACCCAGCTAACTGTTAATACAAGTGGCTATATCTTTCTAACAAAATACTTGCCCTTAGGGTTGTGACAAACTAATTTCTGGAAGTTTCTACAAGTTATCGTGCAATATTTCTTGTGACCTCCCGTTGAAATCATGACCACTGAGAATTTAGAGGAGCTATAACCACAAAAGGGAGCAATGTAATCATTTCTATATTTCTAGGGTTCTGTATTATTATAAGGTTCCTtttatgcaaaaagaaaaaaaaaataaaaagactatCTTGGAAGATGAATGTAATACTCAAGCTGGTTGAAAGACATTCGACCACTCTATTTTCAGTTCTTTGGGAtagttgtttaatttaattgaaatgcAATAGGGATGGTGAGATTTAGTGCAACAGAGTTGTGGTTGGTCTGTGATTATCTCAAATGTTGGAGATTGGGGGGTGGAATTTGGCTGGGTAGGTGAGAGGCTAAAGTTCGGGGTCCTTGAAGAATAAAGGTCTTCAAGAGGCATATTAATGCTCAAGATCTTTGGGAGCAACGTTTGTAATTCAATCTAATGGGTCTTGAAAACCATAGGACTGGATCAAATAATTAGGATGGGTAAAGGCAGGCTCTTCCAGATAGGGTTCTTTCAATTAGTTTATCAGAAGATAGTTGCCAGCAAAAAGGATCCTGAATTGGGAACCATGTATTAAATGGGCTCAAGGATAACTTGGTGCAGTTAAATTGAATGCTTGCTGTCCCTTGTTCAAATGGAAGAGATCAAAGCTAAGGGCCACAGAATGCAGTTCATCAATTCTGTCTCTGAAACAGATGGTGTTTAATGGATTTCAACGTGCTGTATAGGATGGTAGCTTATCTATTCTATTTAAGGATATACATAAAAGATCTTGTTCTGGAAACTTTACGTGATTGTTTGGTCAATGCAATACGTGTCTCCTGTGTTATTATTCCATACAATTTTGTCTTATTTGATTATCGATTATGCATACTGTGTAATATCCATATTAAATGTGATTATTTATGAAGCAAAATCTGATGTATTTGATGTTCACCAGTTATTCGCCATACTTTTTTCTACTTCATTGTGCAGGAAGAGGAGTTGTATGAAATTGATGTCCCCTTGAAATTCATAGCCTCTGTGGGTGCTAGAATTCATGGGTTAGCATGCTGGTTTGATGTATTGTTTAATGGCAGGTAATCACTTGATCACGATCATCAATGTTTGTGTTTGCGTCCACTACCGACTGTTCGATAATTTATTGTGGATTTCATTTAATATTCAGATGTTCTTATCTCTGTGAATTCATTCTCTACAGCACTGTACAAAGGTGGCTGAGCACGGCTCCTGGTGCACCTACAACCCACTGGTATCAACTGCGTTGTGTCCTCTCACAGCCTCTTTATGTTATGCCAGGACAAGAAATTACAGGCCGACTTCACCTGATTGCACACAGTGCTCAGAGTTATACTATTTACCTGACAATGTCAAGTTAGTATTTGTGTGTTGCATTTATTGTCACTGTGTTTCAGTAATGATCTGATTAGTCGTAAATTGAATAGCTAAAATGTGGGGACCTGGTGCTGATCAAGGAGGAATACTTCAGACGTCATCCTGCAAACTTGATCTCAAAGAGCCCTACTACCGAATGTCTCAACCACAAGCCTACCCAATTGCCCAAGATCAGCCAACACATCATCTAGTAAATACACAGGTATTTGCTCCTTGTGATTTTTTTAACTGCAGCGAATTGTTTTCTAAGCATTGTCTATAGGATGTTCCTACCTTTTGTTTCCGTGGTCAAGAATCCTGTATTATCATGGAATAATGTGAACTAACTCTACCAAGCCTCAATCTCATATGGGTGTCGGCTACACACATTTCTAGTCTTATCATAAAACAAGCCTCTTTCAGAATAGATATGAAAAGATTTTTTAACAAACGAACAATTTTAATCGCCCTAAGAAGCAGAACTTATCTGGTCATCTGTACTGCAACTGTTTGTTATCTAATATCTATCATGAAAAGCCAACAATTAAACGCGAAGTTCAATGCGTAAATTGTTGCATTTTGTGCGTCATTGGGTTTTCTCCTTGCAGGATATACAAATACAATCCCAGGATGAAGATGGTTCTGAATTGATGCAGCAACCATTTCAAAATTCAGATGCTGACCTCCAATAAGTTAACCTGCTAATAGGCGTCCCAGTTTGGCAGGTTTGAAGCTTCCAAACATTCCCAAGGATGCAGGGGATGGGCATCAGACATCCGTGTTTTCAATCACCTTTTCTTCGACCCCAACTGATTCGCCTGTAAATTAGATGAAAGCTAGCTGAACCATTGTTTACCTGAGGGCTGCGCGGCCACCCTGTAGAATATCAAAAGTTTATGACCCGTTAATTTATCAAATGTCTTGGTTCAAATAATGCTAATATGGGTAATATGGGGTTGGAGAACGTTGGAATCTTCAGGTTTTTGAGAAAGTTGTTTGATGCTTGTTCTCGTCTATTGGGTGCCGTGTTGCTAGTATTTGTTACCAAGGCAAAATCTGttctcgaaaaaaaaaaaaaaaaaaaaaaaaatctagtagCAAATATatcctgaaaaaaaaaaagagacaaaaatCAAGCTGTTGAGTTGCCCCCCGAGAAATCAGTTTGTTTCTCAATGTTTTGCtttcaaaattgaattgtcTCATTTAGAATCTGAAGATGATATCCATTGTTCCTTTCCAACCCTCCAACAAACTTCACCCATTATGTCTGGATGAGGTCCCATGTCCCATCGTAATATGAATCTGAGGAACGTAGTATGAAAAGACAAATGGAAAAGAATTTTAGATGAGGTGCtgatcttctctttttttttcttaccttcTTTCAGTTTAGAGTTTTCAGCTGCTTGCAGAAAGTGAGCAATTGATTCCCCCCCGGGGGGGTTTTGAAACATTTGGGAGGGGAGAGAGCTATAATGAATGATGGATCTGGGACCAGCTCTCTCTTATCTAGATGTATCTCTGGATCTGCCTCTGATTAATTCACTCTCTTATTTTCATTTGTCTCTTTATGTAGCCATTTTTGCagtttctctatttttttttttaaaattgggTTTTCTTATTTCCTCCTCCATACCCAAAAGCTCTTaacaaattttgagaaatttttgtaattttgaggaCATCCTTTCTTTACGCAGTTTTTGCTCTTCAAATGAACACTTTTTAGATGCTATTGCCTCTTGAAAATATAAAGttccatttaatttttaatttttaatttatttttattttaataatttattttaaaaattaaaaaatacattctatttaaaattttaagaataattttttaatcatatttaataaattaaaattatttaatactaatatattattaagaaacATATACACTTTAAAGTTGATCGGCgaatcttataatattttttctcattataaaaataaaatataaataaattatcctatcttttttgtattttgattgttttgatTAAAAtcagttaaaataattttttgttatcttaaaattttttttatttattttccaaaatatattttacaacaaagtaaacatatttttactattttaaaaactaaaaataatctgaaaacagtaaaaagaacggCCTAACATTTTGAGATCGATTAAACAAAAGGGAGCCATTGGGAAGACGAAGAAAAAGAGCACCTAATTATAGGCAGGCTGGGTATTTCTGGCTCAACCAAGGACAGATTCTCCTCAAAATGGCGTTGGCAATGGGAAGAATGCCCAACAGTGCAATCTGAAGCTGCTCCGAGCTGCTCATCCTAACAGAGACCTGCCCACTCAACTTCCTGTCTAGCCCAGCTCGGACAACCATTTTAGAACTCCGCCCTACTGAGAATTGAGACTGCAGGTTGCAGCCCCATACAAGGTCTCCTCTCCACCTCATCAGCGACAGGATCAACGCGATCTGGTCCTCGCCAATCGGGAAATCGTTTTCCCTGAGGCGCAGTTCCAAATTTGCCCCATACGCGGTGTCACCTTGAGATCGGATGGCTCCAGTACTTCCCAACAGAACCAGGCGTTCCCCTACTGCAATTCTATCCTCAAGTTTCAGGCCGGTGGCAACATTTTCTCCCAAGAGAGTAACTGACACCCCAGAAgcaattttgtttcttttgtggCTTTTCATCTTGGTTTCACCTTTGAGAACGTAGGCCAGCTGCTTTCCCACGGTTTGGATGTCAAGGGCTGCCATGGTTGATCCATTCTCACCGTGCTTTGCTGCAATAGAGGATCCCAAGTGGATATTGAATTCTTTCTTGTCTTTTGTGATTTGGACCTCAAAGGCTGCTGGCAGACTACCAGCAATCGCATGAGCACTCTCGAGGCTGACTCCATCGTACCCACAATCATGGTCCCAGCCATGAACATCTAAAACTGGTCTTGTAAGGAGTTGGGATGTGGGCTCGAGAAACCGGTACCTGTAAGTGGGGTAGTCTCCATCAAAAGAAGGCGAGAGTACCATGTCAGGTAAAGGAACTGCAACAGCTGCTGGACTTCCAGCCCCATCGTCCCCATCTTCCTCTGTGTAACTGAAATTACTTGCACCATCTACGCCTCTCTTCTTCAGCTCCCTTAAACGTTTTAGCTCATCTATCCAAACCTTCTTTTGAAGAAGCTTCACCCGGTAATCATACTCGTCAAAATAAGCTTTCTTTTGCTCCTTGCTAAGCTTAGCAATTTGAGATCTCTTCAAGGGCTTGAATGGTGGGAGTTGATCGTATTCGTCTTCAATTTCTTGGCCAGAATCAGATAAATCGCTTAACTCAGTATCTGAGTCTATGTCGTCAGCGCCACTCTCAGCCGGAAGTTTTGGGTGTTTATTGGTCTGCAACAAAGAAGACAAGAAGAAAGGCAGTGGCGGAGGGCGTGCCCTAAATCCAAAACCAAAAAGGTTTCGATGATCAAAAAGATCTGGAGTTTTCACCACAGAATTTGCCTCGGATAAGATCTTCAATGAGTAGCATAAAAGCAATAATTGTGGCCTCCAACTTTCTCCATTGGGAAGCGGTAATTGCTCATCCACCCTTTCCCAAGAGGATGGGTGGTTTTCTACGAGAGAGACTGGACCTGCAAAGACATGATTCATGACACGAAGACCACCAACTGATTGGTTAATCAACTGTTGAATAGCGCGTGATTTCTGGGCAACAAATAAATCAAAGCTTAAGGGTGTCCCAGATGGTCCATCAGGGGGGCTAGAGGCAGCATGGGTCAGGGTAACAATAGCCATCTGCCATATTGATGCACCAAGAAAACTAGTGATTGACCTCAACAATGGCAAATCATTAAGATCTCTTGTCTGCGTGTCTAAGCGATCAACATAGAGGACAATATCGGGAGGAAACTTTTTCATCAACTTCCTTAAAGACAACAAAACTTTCCTGTTAAAAGCTTGTTCCGTCAGTGAAGACCTGAGACCAGGTGTGTCGAAGATTCTAAACTTAACTCCATCTACTGTTCCGACAAAATCTTTCACAGCAGCTGTGGCGGGTTCAAAAGCATCAATTACAGCTTTCTTTTCCCCaaatatagaatttatggtTGCACTTTTTCCAACTCCAGATTTCCCAAGTACCAAGATGTTCAGGGAGAAAGCTAAATCATCTTTACCCTCTGCTTCAAGCTGCATAGCTGTCCTCTTGGCTGATTCAAGACTGAATGTTTGAGATGAGGCCCCCCCTGCAGCAAGGACCAGCCGGTATAAGACTTGTGCAACCATGGAATCTTCAAGAGACTGGCCCAGTCTCTGGACAAGCCTCAGAAATTTCACTCTTATGTGCTGTAGTTTCTCAagcttcttcttttcctcttcacTTAGGTTTCCCTCAGATTCATCTCTTGTCCCCACCATCAGCTCTGACAGAGCAAAAGGACTATGATGATTCGGTTTCAAGGAGTTGTCTGAGGTGATTGAATCTTCAGCATGCTCAAGCGAAAAGACACTGGAAGCATTAGAAGAGCTGACTGTGAAACTGCCACCACCCAATCCAGCACCTGTAGCAGCTTTCAAGAGAGTAGCAAATACAGTGCTACCAAATAAATCTTTTCCTTCACTTTCCCCATATGTAATGACTTCTTTGTCTAAACTCCCAAGCATTGGTTCCTCGATCAAGAGATTCCTCGAACTATCTCCAAGAGACCTGATGGTTAAATTTTGCTCTATATCATCCATAACTTGCTTGGTTGCATCTGAGACTCCAAAGATGAAATCTTTAAAATCATCTTCTGTAACCGGACTGTCTTTTAAACGGTCAGAATCACAATTTGCTCCATCTTCCATCTCTGATTTTACTTCAGGTACATCATTAGAAACTGGAAGTAGAGAACCAAGAGTGTTACATTTACCATTCAGGCCATCTTCCATTACATTGCCTTCAGTGGTTTTTGATGAATTGATGTTTCTGCTCTCTTCTGCCATATCAACTTCTGGTTCCTCCATCTTTGCCAGTATGGTCGCAAAAGGAAGGCTCTGTTCTACTTCATCAGTGGCAGTAGCATCCACTTCAAGCAACCTTGAGTCAATAGTTTCATGATTTGCATAATCTGTAAGATCAGGCCCCAACAACAAAGCCCCACTTCCCTCCAATACTTCGACCTCTGTAATTCTTGAGTActtctttctatctattttccCATCATCTGTTACAAACTGCCCCATTACTGTCCCTTTGGTTTCATCAATACCCGCTTGATCTATGTCACTTGACGCAATTTGACTAGCTTCCAACACCTTTTTCTCCTCTTCAAGATCAAATCCCTCATCCATTTGGGCTGTAGTATCTATCCTTAAAGTATTACGATCCCCCAAATCAGCTCTATTCTCCCCCAATATTCTCTCCCCCTCCATATTTTCAAGTCCTCGATTCTCTCCTTCTGAACGTAAAACATCTTCATTTACCTCTGACTTTTCCTGAAGAAAATCATCTCTATCTGATATAAAGGACTCCTCAATTGCTTCCTCAGCGTCATCAGGACCCGTATCTCTAATCACTTCAGCTAAAACCGAGTCATTAACAGAGTCCACAACAATGTGCCCTTCCGATGGATCCGCTCCATCGCTTTCAACCTCCGAGTTCTCACCAACTTCAGCCTCTAATGCCGGCCCAAATTCAGACTTGTCATTTTCGTCTTCTCCAACATCGAAAACCTTGACACCACTGGCGGGAATGCTGATACCCGGAACCCTAGCAGAACCCCAAAACTCATCGTCCTCTACATCCTCAGTTCCCACAGAATCATCATCACTGTCTCTTGACACCTTGGCAATCGGGACACCAGGCTTTTGGCCCGCCGAAATCCCAATACGAACAACAGCCGCTCTACCAAAGCTTTCACTTTCATA from Diospyros lotus cultivar Yz01 chromosome 4, ASM1463336v1, whole genome shotgun sequence includes the following:
- the LOC127799599 gene encoding translocase of chloroplast 159, chloroplastic, which produces MESKLAAEAEVNPKVSLSSSSGSSFPIRAPPTVDSDYETSVSTNGEEICDSSYSSGGSESEFESEEFVSGEDEFESASDSERTFLADPNDETLEGSHVVKEHLVYRPSAGDPYGQIREKSSRVEEYVVSRSLVPEIDDETFGTTLEDVGEYESESFGRAAVVRIGISAGQKPGVPIAKVSRDSDDDSVGTEDVEDDEFWGSARVPGISIPASGVKVFDVGEDENDKSEFGPALEAEVGENSEVESDGADPSEGHIVVDSVNDSVLAEVIRDTGPDDAEEAIEESFISDRDDFLQEKSEVNEDVLRSEGENRGLENMEGERILGENRADLGDRNTLRIDTTAQMDEGFDLEEEKKVLEASQIASSDIDQAGIDETKGTVMGQFVTDDGKIDRKKYSRITEVEVLEGSGALLLGPDLTDYANHETIDSRLLEVDATATDEVEQSLPFATILAKMEEPEVDMAEESRNINSSKTTEGNVMEDGLNGKCNTLGSLLPVSNDVPEVKSEMEDGANCDSDRLKDSPVTEDDFKDFIFGVSDATKQVMDDIEQNLTIRSLGDSSRNLLIEEPMLGSLDKEVITYGESEGKDLFGSTVFATLLKAATGAGLGGGSFTVSSSNASSVFSLEHAEDSITSDNSLKPNHHSPFALSELMVGTRDESEGNLSEEEKKKLEKLQHIRVKFLRLVQRLGQSLEDSMVAQVLYRLVLAAGGASSQTFSLESAKRTAMQLEAEGKDDLAFSLNILVLGKSGVGKSATINSIFGEKKAVIDAFEPATAAVKDFVGTVDGVKFRIFDTPGLRSSLTEQAFNRKVLLSLRKLMKKFPPDIVLYVDRLDTQTRDLNDLPLLRSITSFLGASIWQMAIVTLTHAASSPPDGPSGTPLSFDLFVAQKSRAIQQLINQSVGGLRVMNHVFAGPVSLVENHPSSWERVDEQLPLPNGESWRPQLLLLCYSLKILSEANSVVKTPDLFDHRNLFGFGFRARPPPLPFFLSSLLQTNKHPKLPAESGADDIDSDTELSDLSDSGQEIEDEYDQLPPFKPLKRSQIAKLSKEQKKAYFDEYDYRVKLLQKKVWIDELKRLRELKKRGVDGASNFSYTEEDGDDGAGSPAAVAVPLPDMVLSPSFDGDYPTYRYRFLEPTSQLLTRPVLDVHGWDHDCGYDGVSLESAHAIAGSLPAAFEVQITKDKKEFNIHLGSSIAAKHGENGSTMAALDIQTVGKQLAYVLKGETKMKSHKRNKIASGVSVTLLGENVATGLKLEDRIAVGERLVLLGSTGAIRSQGDTAYGANLELRLRENDFPIGEDQIALILSLMRWRGDLVWGCNLQSQFSVGRSSKMVVRAGLDRKLSGQVSVRMSSSEQLQIALLGILPIANAILRRICPWLSQKYPACL